CAGCGTCCGCACCCGGTCCGCGCCGACCGCGAGCAGCAGCGTCGGCAGCCGCGGCCCGGTCTCCCGGGTCACCAGCAGCCGGTACAGCAGCGCGAAGAACGTCCGCTGCGCCACCTTCAGCTCGGGCGTCGGCCTGGCGTCGGGCTCCAGCCCCGCCATGACCTTCGGCACGCCGTAGACCAGCGTGGTCAGCCCGTCGAGCGACCAGTGCGAGTCCAGCCCCTCCAGGAGCAGCCGCAGCGACTCGCGGCCCTCGTCGTCCAGCGTGTCCAGCAGCTCACGGTCCGGCTCGGCGCGCACGATCGTCCGGGCGTCCGCCGGGACCTGGCTGGTGATCCAGTACTCGGCGCGGTCCAGCCGGGGCCGGACCTCGTCCAGCGTGGCCAGCGGGTTCGCCGGGTCCAGCTCGCTGAGGATGCGGATCGTCTGCTCGTCGTGCCCGGCGGTGATGTCGGCGACGGACGCGAGCGTGCGGTACGGCAGCGGACGCGGCGTCACCGGCAGCTCACCCGCGGCCGTGCGCACCGCCCGGGAGTGGGCGGCGGCGTCGGCGGGCAGCACGGAGCCGTCGGCCACCTTGGCGCTGAGCTTGTCCCACTCGTCGTACAGCCGCTGGATCTCCTGGTCGAAGGCGATCTTGAACGACTGGTTGGGCCTGCGGCGCGCGTACAGCCAGCGCAGCAGCGGCGCCTCCATGATCTTCAGCGCGTCGCCCGGGGTGGGGACGCCGCCCTTGGACGAGGACATCTTGGCCATGCCGCTGATGCCGACGAAGGCGTACATGGGGCCGATCGGCCGCTCGCCGCCGAAGATCCCCACGATCTCCCCGCCGACCTGGAAGGACGAGCCGGGGGAGCTGTGGTCGACCCCGCTGGGCTCGAAGATCACGCCCTCGTACGCCCAGCGCATCGGCCAGTCGACCTTCCAGACCAGCTTGCCCCGGTTGAACTCGGTGAGCCGGACGGTCTCCGCGAAGCCGCAGGCCGAGCACGTGTACGTCAGCTCGGTGGTCTCGTCGTCGTACGCCGTGACGGTGGTGAGGTCCTTGCCGCAGCCACCGCAGTACGGCTTGTACGGGAAGTAGCCGGACGAACCCGCGCCGTCGTCCTCGCCCGCCGCGCCGGAGCCCTCGGCGGCCTCCACCTCGGCCTCGTCGAGCGGCTTCTGCGACGTCTTCGCCGGGGCCTTCCTGGTGCGGTACTGGGCGAGCACCGCGTCGATGTCGGCCCGGTGGCGCATCGCGTGCAGGACCTGCTCACGGTAGACGCCCGAGGTGTACTGCTCGGTCTGGCTGATCCCGTCGTACTCCACGCCCAACTCGGCCAGCGAGGCGACCATCGCGGCCCTGAAGTGCTCGGCCCAGTTCGCGTGCGGGGAGCCCTGGGGGGCGGGCACGGAGGTCAGCGGGCGGCCGATGTACTCGGCCCAGCTCTCGTCGACGCCCTCGACCCCGGCGGGCACCTTGCGGTACCGGTCGTAGTCGTCCCAGGAGATCAGGTGCCGGACCTCGTACCCGCGCCGGCGCACCTCGTCCGCGACCAGGTGCGGGGTCATGACCTCACGGAGATTCCCCAGGTGGATGGGGCCGGAAGGGGAGAGACCCGAGGCGACGACCACCGGTTTCCCAGGCGCACGCCGTTCCGATTCCGCAATGACCTCGTCCGCGAAACGGGAGACCCAGTCGGTCTCGGTGCTGCTCTGAGCCACGGTCGGCACGTCCTTCTTCCTCATCGCTGGGGTTGTCGCATCGATGCCCCATTCTCCCAGACCGTCCGCACCGCTCGTCGAGGTGTTTCCGGGGGCCGGGTGCCGGGGTGATTCCGGGGCCGGGCCCAGGGGTGAATCGGGGGCCGGGGCCCGGGGGTGAATTCAGGGGTGAATCCAGGGATACATCCGAGGCCGGGCCCAGGCGGAAATCCGGGCGGGAGAGAGGGCTCCCGCATGGGACACTTGACATCCATAAATTGGTACGACCACCCCAGGAACGGAACCCATGGCCTCGGTCCCTTCACTCGCCTCGGATGTGCACCAGCGCCTCGCGGACGCCCTCACGGCAGCCCTGCCGGAAGCAGGCCCCGCCGACCCGCTGCTGCGACGGAGCGACCGGGCGGACTTCCAGGCCAACGGCATCCTGGCGCTGGCCAAGAAGCTCAAGGGCAACCCGCGTGAGCTGGCGGCGCAGGTCGTGGACGCGATCGGGGAGAACGACGTCCTGAAGGAGATCGAGGTCTCCGGGCCCGGCTTCCTGAACATCACGCTCACGGACGGCGCGATCGTCCGGACGCTGGCGGCGCGCGCCGCCGACGACCGCCTCGGCGTCCCGCTCAGGGACCACCCCGGCACCACCGTGATCGACTACGCCCAGCCGAACGTGGCCAAGGAGATGCACGTCGGTCATCTGCGCTCGGCGGTGATCGGCGCGGCGATGACGGAGATCCTGGAGTTCACCGGTGAGACGGTGGTCCGCAGGCACCACATCGGCGACTGGGGCACCCAGTTCGGCATGCTCATCCAGTATCTGATCGAGCACCCGCACGAGCTGGACCACCAGGAGGGCGCGGAGGTCTCCGGCGAGGAGGCGATGTCCTCGCTGAACCGCCTCTACAAGGCGTCCCGGGCGCTCTTCGACTCCGACGAGGAGTTCAAGGCGCGGGCCCGGGACCGGGTGGTCGCCCTCCAGGCGGGCGACCCGGAGACCCGTGCCCTGTGGCAGCGGTTCGTGGACGAGTCGAAGATCTACTTCTACTCCGTCTTCGACAAGCTGGACATGGAGATCCGCGACCCCGACATCGTCGGCGAGTCCGGCTACAACGACATGCTGGACGAGACCTGCCGCCTGCTGGAGGAGTCGGGCGTCGCTGTCCGCTCCGAGGGCGCGCTCTGTGTCTTCTTCGACGACGTCAAGGGCCCGGACGGCAACCCGGTGCCGCTGATCGTCCGCAAGTCGAACGGCGGCTACGGCTACGCGGCCACCGACCTCTCCGCGATCCGCGACCGGGTGCAGCGGCTCGGCGCGGACACGCTGATCTATGTCGTGGACGCCCGGCAGTCGCTGCACTTCAAGATGGTCTTCGAGACCGCCCGCCGGGCCGGCTGGCTGGGCGAGGGGGTCAAGGCCGTCCAGCTCGCGTTCGGCACCGTCCTCGGCTCGGACGGCAAGCCGTTCAAGACCCGTGAGGGCGAGACGGTGCGGCTGGTGGACCTGCTGGACGAGGCGATCGACCGCGCGTCGGCCGTGGTCCGGGAGAAGGCCCGCGACCTCACCGACGAGGAGATCGCCGAGCGCGGCACCCAGGTCGGCATCGGCGCGGTGAAGTACGCGGACCTGTCCACGTCCGCCGCCC
The nucleotide sequence above comes from Streptomyces clavuligerus. Encoded proteins:
- the lysS gene encoding lysine--tRNA ligase, with product MPTVAQSSTETDWVSRFADEVIAESERRAPGKPVVVASGLSPSGPIHLGNLREVMTPHLVADEVRRRGYEVRHLISWDDYDRYRKVPAGVEGVDESWAEYIGRPLTSVPAPQGSPHANWAEHFRAAMVASLAELGVEYDGISQTEQYTSGVYREQVLHAMRHRADIDAVLAQYRTRKAPAKTSQKPLDEAEVEAAEGSGAAGEDDGAGSSGYFPYKPYCGGCGKDLTTVTAYDDETTELTYTCSACGFAETVRLTEFNRGKLVWKVDWPMRWAYEGVIFEPSGVDHSSPGSSFQVGGEIVGIFGGERPIGPMYAFVGISGMAKMSSSKGGVPTPGDALKIMEAPLLRWLYARRRPNQSFKIAFDQEIQRLYDEWDKLSAKVADGSVLPADAAAHSRAVRTAAGELPVTPRPLPYRTLASVADITAGHDEQTIRILSELDPANPLATLDEVRPRLDRAEYWITSQVPADARTIVRAEPDRELLDTLDDEGRESLRLLLEGLDSHWSLDGLTTLVYGVPKVMAGLEPDARPTPELKVAQRTFFALLYRLLVTRETGPRLPTLLLAVGADRVRTLLGA
- the argS gene encoding arginine--tRNA ligase — its product is MASVPSLASDVHQRLADALTAALPEAGPADPLLRRSDRADFQANGILALAKKLKGNPRELAAQVVDAIGENDVLKEIEVSGPGFLNITLTDGAIVRTLAARAADDRLGVPLRDHPGTTVIDYAQPNVAKEMHVGHLRSAVIGAAMTEILEFTGETVVRRHHIGDWGTQFGMLIQYLIEHPHELDHQEGAEVSGEEAMSSLNRLYKASRALFDSDEEFKARARDRVVALQAGDPETRALWQRFVDESKIYFYSVFDKLDMEIRDPDIVGESGYNDMLDETCRLLEESGVAVRSEGALCVFFDDVKGPDGNPVPLIVRKSNGGYGYAATDLSAIRDRVQRLGADTLIYVVDARQSLHFKMVFETARRAGWLGEGVKAVQLAFGTVLGSDGKPFKTREGETVRLVDLLDEAIDRASAVVREKARDLTDEEIAERGTQVGIGAVKYADLSTSAARDYKFDLDQMVSLNGDTSVYLQYAYARIQSIKRKAGEVRPKAHPELALAPAERALGLHLDQFAETIAEVAAAYEPHKLAAYLYQLASHLTRFYDQCQVLSAENPPEVVENRLFLIDLTARTLHQGMGLLGIRTPERL